The following DNA comes from Ornithinimicrobium avium.
CGGGCTGCTCGACGCCGCCGTGGGCTCGGCCCGGTCCGCGTTCGGCGCGCTGGCGACCTACCTCGACGAGCTGGCCCCGAAGGCCCCGAGGTCCGACGCCTCCGGCCGCGAGCTCTACCAGCTGCGCTCCCGCTCCTTCCTCGGGGCCACGATCGACCTGGAGGAGACCTACCGCTGGGGGCAGGAGGAGCTGGCCCGCATCACCGTGCTGATGGAGGAGACGGCCGAGCAGATCCGGCCCGGCGCCACCGTCAAGGAGGCGGTGGCGGTCCTCGACGAAGATCCCGCCTACCAGCTCGACGGCACCGACGCCCTGCGCGCGTGGATGCAGGAGAAGGCGGACGAGGCGGTGGCCGACCTGGCCGACGTCCACTTCGACGTCCCGGGGCCGGTCCGGCGGATCGAGTGCATGATCGCGCCGAGCCAGACCGGCGGCATCTACTACACCGCCCCCTCCGAGGACTTCTCCCGGCCCGGCCGCATGTGGTGGTCGGTGCCCAAGGGCGTGACCCGGTTCTCCACGTGGCGCGAGCTGACGACCGTCTACCACGAGGGCGTCCCCGGCCACCACCTGCAGATCGGGCAGACCGTCTACCGCTCCGAGCTGCTCAACCGCTGGCGCCGGCTGGCCTCCTGGACCTCCGGGCAAGGGGAGGGCTGGGCGCTCTACAGCGAGTGGCTGATGGCCGACCTGGGCTACATGGACGACCCGGGCAACCGGATGGGTCTGCTCGACGCCCAGGCCCTCCGCGCCGCACGCGTCGTCATCGACATCGGCGTGCACTGCGGCTTCGAGGCGCCCGAGGAGGTGGGTGGGGGCGAGTGGACCTACGACAAGGCGTGGGCGCTGCTCGACGCGCACACCAACATGGACGAGGGCTTCACCCGCTTCGAGCTGGACCGCTACCTGGGCTGGCCGGGCCAGGCGCCCGCCTACAAGATCGGCGAGCGGCTCTGGCTCCAGCTGCGCGAGGAGGTCCGCGAGCGCGAGGGCGAGGACTTCGACCTCAAGGCCTTCCACCGCCGCGCCCTCGACGTCGGCGGGGTCGGCCTGGACACCCTGCGCGCCGCGGTCCTCGGCGAGCTCTGAGCCCGGGGCGGGCGCCGTGTCGACCGTCCCGGAGCTGCGGACGCAGCGGCTGCTCCTGCGCGGCCTGCGGGACGCCGAC
Coding sequences within:
- a CDS encoding DUF885 domain-containing protein, with the translated sequence MEQTREQTEIDRLAEDHLDAVVVHSPMEATYLGVAGQDDRLDDLSVDGLRARRDLSADTLEQLGRRTPQDDVDRVTAAALRERLGLEVEELDLVLEGRAPVDLNVIASAPQAVRDIFDIMGKDTEEQWRTIAARLDAVPIALQQYASALAWSAERGQVVPRRQVEKVAEQCRDQAAEDTSTFQALLREAEGQPEEVRGLLDAAVGSARSAFGALATYLDELAPKAPRSDASGRELYQLRSRSFLGATIDLEETYRWGQEELARITVLMEETAEQIRPGATVKEAVAVLDEDPAYQLDGTDALRAWMQEKADEAVADLADVHFDVPGPVRRIECMIAPSQTGGIYYTAPSEDFSRPGRMWWSVPKGVTRFSTWRELTTVYHEGVPGHHLQIGQTVYRSELLNRWRRLASWTSGQGEGWALYSEWLMADLGYMDDPGNRMGLLDAQALRAARVVIDIGVHCGFEAPEEVGGGEWTYDKAWALLDAHTNMDEGFTRFELDRYLGWPGQAPAYKIGERLWLQLREEVREREGEDFDLKAFHRRALDVGGVGLDTLRAAVLGEL